One window from the genome of Aptenodytes patagonicus chromosome 4, bAptPat1.pri.cur, whole genome shotgun sequence encodes:
- the HNRNPD gene encoding heterogeneous nuclear ribonucleoprotein D0 has protein sequence MSEQQFAMDSAAAGAGGSSAEPAEQPEGLAGAGAGGADGGGGGGGGIESEGAKIDASKNEEDEGKMFIGGLSWDTTKKDLKDYFSKFGEVVDCTLKLDPITGRSRGFGFVLFKESESVDKVMDQKEHKLNGKVIDPKRAKAMKTKEPVKKIFVGGLSPDTPEEKIREYFGGFGEVESIELPMDNKTNKRRGFCFITFKEEEPVKKIMEKKYHNVGLSKCEIKVAMSKEQYQQQQQWGSRGGFVGRARGRGGGPSQNWNQGYSNYWNQGYGNYGYNSQGYGGYGGYDYTGYNNYYGYGDYSNQQSGYGKVSRRGGHQNSYKPY, from the exons atgTCGGAGCAGCAGTTCGCCATGGactcggcggcggcgggcgccggaGGCAGCTCGGCGGAGCCGGCGGAGCAGCctgaggggctggcgggggctggggcggggggcgccgacgggggaggcggcggcggcggcgggatcGAGTCGGAGGGAGCCAAGATCGACGCCAGCAAGAACGAGGAGGACGAGGG GAAAATGTTTATCGGCGGCCTTAGCTGGGACACTACAAAGAAAGATCTGAAGGACTATTTCTCTAAATTTGGTGAAGTTGTAGACTGCACTCTGAAGTTAGATCCCATCACTGGGCGATCGAGAGGCTTTGGCTTTGTACTCTTCAAAGAATCGGAGAGCGTAGATAAG GTCATGGACCAGAAAGAACATAAGCTGAATGGAAAGGTCATTGATCCAAAAAGAGCTAAagccatgaaaacaaaagaacCCGTTAAAAAGATTTTTGTTGGGGGCTTATCTCCAGACACTCCTGAGGAGAAAATAAGGGAATATTTTGGAGGTTTTGGTGAG GTTGAATCGATAGAGCTCCCCATGGACAACAAAACTAACAAGAGGCGTGGATTTTGCTTCATTACTTTCAAGGAGGAGGAACCAgtgaagaaaataatggaaaagaaataccaCAATGTTGGGCTTAGTAAA TGTGAAATAAAAGTAGCCATGTCAAAGGAACagtaccagcagcagcagcagtggggaagTCGAGGAGGATTTGTCGGAAGAGctcgaggaagaggtggag GCCCCAGCCAAAACTGGAACCAGGGATACAGCAACTACTGGAATCAGGGGTATGGGAACTATGGCTACAACAGCCAAGGGTATGGAGGTTATGGAGGATATGACTACACTGGTTACAACAACTACTATGGATATGGTGACTATAGCA ATCAGCAGAGTGGTTATGGGAAAGTATCTCGGCGAGGTGGTCATCAAAATAGCTACAAACCATACTAA
- the HNRNPDL gene encoding heterogeneous nuclear ribonucleoprotein D-like, whose amino-acid sequence MEDATEMSGGPEEFAEGSKINASKNQQDDGKMFIGGLSWDTSKKDLTEYLSRFGEVVDCTIKTDPVTGRSRGFGFVLFKDAASVEKVLELKEHKLDGKLIDPKRAKALKGKEPPKKVFVGGLSPDTSEEQIKEYFGAFGEIENIELPMDTKTNERRGFCFITYTDEEPVKKLLESRYHQIGSGKCEIKVAQPKEVYRQQQQQQKGGKSNAAGGRGGGRGRGRGQGQNWNQGFNNYYDQGYGNYNSAYSDQSYSGYGGYDYSGYNYPNYGYGPGYTDYSGQQSTYGKASRGGGNHQNNYQPY is encoded by the exons ATGGAGGACGCGACCGAGATGAGCGGCGGCCCGGAGGAGTTCGCCGAGGGCTCCAAGATCAACGCGAGCAAGAACCAGCAGGACGACGG GAAAATGTTTATTGGAGGCCTCAGCTGGGACACCAGCAAGAAAGACTTGACAGAGTATCTCTCTCGGTTTGGCGAGGTTGTGGATTGTACGATTAAAACAGACCCCGTCACTGGGAGGTCGAGGGGATTTGGGTTCGTGCTCTTCAAGGATGCTGCCAGCGTGGAGAAG GTGTTGGAACTGAAGGAACACAAACTGGATGGGAAGTTAATAGATCCTAAAAGGGCAAAAGCCCTAAAAGGGAAGGAGCCaccaaaaaaagtgtttgttgGTGGGCTGAGTCCAGATACATCTGAAGAACAGATTAAGGAGTACTTTGGCGCTTTTGGCGAG ATTGAAAACATTGAGCTTCCCATGGACACAAAGACGAATGAAAGGAGGGGCTTCTGTTTTATCACGTACACAGACGAAGAGCCAGTAAAGAAGTTGCTAGAAAGCAGATACCATCAAATTGGTTCAGGCAAG TGCGAGATCAAAGTAGCACAGCCCAAAGAGGTATacaggcaacagcagcagcagcagaaaggaggaaaaagcaatgCGGCTGGTGGACGAGGAGGTGGAAGGGGGCGTGGACGGG GTCAGGGCCAAAACTGGAATCAAGGATTTAATAACTACTATGATCAAGGATATGGAAACTACAATAGCGCTTACAGTGATCAAAGCTACAGTGGCTATGGAGGATATGACTACTCTGGGTACAACTATCCCAATTACGGATATGGGCCGGGATACACAGATTACAGTG GTCAACAAAGCACATACGGAAAGGCATCCCGTGGTGGCGGCAATCACCAAAACAACTACCAGCCGTACTAA